One Paraburkholderia agricolaris genomic region harbors:
- a CDS encoding ParA family protein, which yields MTVIVVANPKGGVGKSTLSTNLAGYFAAQGEWVALADLDKQQSAHAWLSLRPPALPPIETWEVDPENPAKPPRGLEHAVIDTPAGLHGNRLSIALDLADKVIVPLQPSMFDILATQDFLERLAKEKAVRKGAIEIGVVGMRVDSRTRSAEQLHRFVEGLKLPVLGYLRDTQNYVQLAAHGLTLWDVAKSRVDKDLEQWQPIIQWTNGANKQA from the coding sequence ATGACGGTGATCGTGGTGGCGAATCCGAAGGGCGGTGTGGGCAAAAGCACGCTGTCCACCAATCTGGCGGGCTATTTCGCGGCGCAAGGGGAATGGGTCGCGCTGGCGGACCTGGATAAACAGCAGTCCGCGCACGCGTGGTTGTCGCTGCGGCCTCCCGCACTGCCGCCCATCGAGACCTGGGAGGTCGACCCTGAAAACCCCGCCAAACCGCCCAGAGGTCTCGAACATGCGGTTATCGACACGCCGGCCGGGTTGCACGGCAATCGCCTGAGTATCGCGCTGGATCTGGCCGACAAGGTGATCGTGCCGCTGCAGCCGTCAATGTTCGATATTCTCGCCACGCAAGACTTTCTCGAGCGGCTGGCAAAGGAGAAGGCGGTCAGGAAAGGTGCGATCGAGATCGGCGTGGTGGGGATGCGCGTCGACTCGCGCACGCGCTCAGCGGAGCAGTTGCATCGCTTTGTCGAGGGATTGAAGCTGCCGGTGCTGGGCTATCTGCGTGACACGCAGAATTACGTGCAGCTGGCGGCTCACGGCCTGACCTTGTGGGATGTCGCGAAAAGCCGTGTGGACAAGGATCTGGAGCAGTGGCAGCCGATCATCCAATGGACCAACGGCGCCAATAAACAGGCTTGA
- a CDS encoding PaaI family thioesterase: protein MSKLRPEYTVERLHERQKGKLPGLLGVQVQTLEQGSLTAELTVRDELLAPNGFLHAATVIGLADTACGYACLAHLPETARNFTTVELKSNFLGTATEGTIRAVAKAVHLGRSTQVWDATVTDPNGKAIALFRCTQIVLY from the coding sequence ATGAGCAAACTCCGTCCGGAATACACCGTCGAGCGCCTGCACGAACGTCAGAAGGGCAAGCTTCCCGGCTTGCTGGGTGTGCAGGTTCAGACGCTGGAGCAAGGCAGTCTGACTGCGGAACTGACCGTGCGCGACGAATTGCTGGCGCCGAACGGCTTTTTGCACGCCGCCACCGTGATCGGCCTCGCCGATACCGCCTGCGGCTATGCCTGTCTCGCGCATCTGCCCGAGACGGCGCGCAATTTCACGACCGTCGAGCTGAAAAGCAATTTTCTCGGCACGGCGACGGAAGGCACGATCCGCGCGGTCGCCAAGGCCGTGCATCTAGGCCGCAGCACACAGGTGTGGGACGCCACCGTCACCGATCCGAACGGCAAGGCGATCGCGCTGTTTCGCTGCACGCAGATCGTGTTGTACTGA
- a CDS encoding mobile mystery protein A has product MRQLRLEQVQASVATYSDLTNRRPPPRGWLKAIRESLGLTERQQADRLGITGSTLHKSELAEAEERITLGQLRKLADGLDCELVYALVPRKPLTQVVEDRAHSIALQEVSGVAHTMSLEDQRPATDRLRKQVEQRAAELLRGRWSDLWR; this is encoded by the coding sequence ATGAGGCAGCTCCGGCTTGAGCAGGTCCAGGCGTCGGTCGCAACGTACTCGGATTTGACCAACCGTCGCCCCCCGCCGCGTGGATGGCTAAAGGCCATCCGAGAGTCCTTGGGGCTCACCGAGCGACAGCAAGCCGATAGATTAGGCATTACCGGTTCGACCCTGCACAAGTCGGAGTTGGCGGAAGCAGAGGAGCGAATCACGCTCGGACAACTGCGCAAGTTGGCTGACGGGCTGGACTGCGAGCTGGTCTATGCTCTGGTGCCCAGAAAGCCGCTGACTCAAGTGGTCGAAGACCGGGCGCACTCAATCGCCCTGCAGGAAGTGAGTGGAGTTGCGCACACTATGAGTCTGGAAGACCAACGTCCGGCAACTGACCGACTTCGCAAACAGGTTGAGCAGAGAGCGGCTGAACTACTCCGCGGCCGCTGGTCCGACCTATGGCGATAG
- a CDS encoding mobile mystery protein B translates to MAIASDEQDGQTPLDPNELAGLIPTHLTTKSDLNDWEQENILQAAQWARRQRKVDVLSEKFCRNLHKKMFDQTWSWAGTFRKSDKNIGCDWTQVSVKLRNLFDNTRWWGDNGSFPPDEIAARFHRELVWIHPFPNGNGRHSRMMADALLRSMKQEPFSWGGDGTLVKADNARSDYLTALRAADKGDYSLLLVFVRSTA, encoded by the coding sequence ATGGCGATAGCCTCAGACGAACAGGACGGCCAGACACCGCTCGACCCTAACGAGCTTGCGGGGCTGATACCGACACACCTGACCACCAAGAGCGACCTGAATGACTGGGAGCAGGAGAATATCCTGCAAGCCGCGCAATGGGCTCGCCGTCAACGCAAGGTCGATGTCCTCAGTGAAAAGTTCTGTCGCAACCTTCACAAGAAAATGTTCGACCAGACCTGGTCGTGGGCAGGCACGTTCCGCAAGTCCGACAAGAACATCGGATGTGACTGGACGCAGGTCAGCGTCAAACTGAGAAACCTTTTCGATAACACGCGGTGGTGGGGCGACAACGGCTCATTCCCTCCGGATGAGATTGCCGCACGATTTCACCGCGAGCTGGTATGGATTCATCCCTTTCCAAACGGCAACGGTCGACACTCACGAATGATGGCTGATGCGCTCTTGCGCAGCATGAAACAAGAGCCATTTTCGTGGGGCGGCGACGGAACACTGGTAAAAGCGGATAACGCCCGGTCGGATTATTTAACCGCCTTGCGCGCGGCGGATAAAGGTGACTACAGTTTGCTCCTGGTCTTCGTGCGAAGTACTGCTTAG
- a CDS encoding DoxX family protein, protein MNSNRSADLAALLLRLALGVLYLAHSLQKIFVFTLPGTAQFFVSLGLPGWLGYVTAFVELIGGIALLLGVQVRWVALVLLPFMLGAMSQHLHNGWGFASPHGGWEYPAFWAVTLVVQSLLGDGALALSGAKAPRAVAA, encoded by the coding sequence ATGAACTCGAACCGCTCCGCCGATCTGGCCGCTTTGCTCCTTCGTCTGGCCTTGGGCGTCCTGTATCTCGCGCATAGCTTGCAGAAGATTTTTGTCTTTACGTTGCCGGGAACGGCGCAGTTTTTTGTTTCGCTGGGCTTGCCGGGCTGGCTCGGTTATGTGACGGCGTTCGTCGAACTGATCGGCGGTATCGCGCTGCTGCTCGGCGTGCAGGTCCGCTGGGTCGCGCTCGTGCTGTTGCCGTTCATGCTCGGCGCGATGTCGCAGCACTTGCATAACGGCTGGGGATTCGCGTCGCCGCATGGTGGCTGGGAATATCCGGCTTTCTGGGCGGTGACCCTGGTGGTGCAGTCGCTGCTCGGCGACGGTGCGCTCGCGTTGAGCGGTGCGAAGGCGCCGCGCGCCGTGGCCGCCTGA
- a CDS encoding cobyric acid synthase, with translation MIQGTTSDAGKSTLVAGLCRLARRAGVRVAPFKPQNMALNSAVTVDGGEIGRAQALQAVAAGIAAHTDLNPVLLKPTSDRGAQVIIHGKARMNLDARAYHDYKPVAFEAVLESYARLQASYDTIFVEGAGSPAEINLRDRDIANMGFAEAVDCPVVLVADIDRGGVFAHLTGTLACLSESEQARVRGFIINRFRGDISLLKPGLDWLEAKTGKPVLGVVPYLHGLTLDAEDMLPPELRAAQNSDTGRTLRVVVPVLPHISNHTDFDALRAHPQVDFHYVRSGTPPPPADLIILPGSKNVPGDLAFLRAQGWDAVLQRHLRYGGRVIGICGGMQMLGREVADPHGVEGAPGTSAGLGWLDYSTVLTREKTLKNVTGRLALPGSPEVAGYEIHMGETQGPALNSPALQLGAAQHAHPDGAISADGQILATYVHGLFDTPAACAALLAWAGLSDAEKIDYPALREASLDRLADTLAEHLDLSKLFAAIG, from the coding sequence ATGATTCAGGGCACCACCTCCGATGCGGGCAAGAGCACGCTCGTCGCGGGGTTGTGCCGGCTGGCGCGCCGCGCCGGCGTGCGGGTCGCGCCCTTCAAGCCGCAGAACATGGCGCTCAATAGCGCGGTGACGGTCGACGGCGGCGAGATCGGCCGTGCGCAGGCCTTGCAGGCGGTGGCCGCGGGCATTGCCGCGCACACCGATCTGAACCCCGTGCTGCTCAAGCCGACCAGCGACCGTGGCGCGCAAGTGATCATCCACGGCAAGGCGCGCATGAATCTCGATGCGCGCGCCTATCACGACTACAAGCCGGTCGCCTTCGAGGCCGTGCTGGAGTCGTATGCGCGTCTGCAAGCGTCGTACGACACGATCTTTGTCGAAGGAGCGGGGAGTCCCGCCGAGATCAATCTGCGCGATCGCGATATCGCCAATATGGGTTTTGCCGAAGCGGTCGATTGTCCGGTTGTGCTGGTGGCCGATATCGACCGGGGCGGCGTATTCGCGCATTTGACCGGTACGCTCGCGTGTCTGTCGGAAAGCGAGCAGGCGCGTGTGCGTGGCTTCATCATCAACCGCTTTCGCGGCGACATTAGTTTGCTTAAACCCGGGCTCGACTGGCTCGAGGCGAAAACCGGCAAACCGGTGCTCGGCGTGGTGCCCTACCTGCACGGTCTGACGCTCGATGCCGAAGACATGCTGCCACCCGAACTGCGCGCGGCGCAAAACAGCGATACGGGCCGGACGTTGCGGGTGGTTGTGCCGGTGCTGCCGCACATCAGCAACCACACCGATTTCGACGCGCTGCGCGCACATCCGCAGGTTGATTTCCACTATGTGCGAAGCGGCACGCCGCCTCCGCCTGCCGATCTGATCATCTTGCCGGGCTCGAAGAATGTGCCGGGCGATCTGGCTTTTCTGCGTGCGCAAGGCTGGGACGCGGTGCTGCAGCGGCATTTGCGCTACGGCGGCCGCGTCATCGGAATTTGCGGCGGTATGCAGATGCTTGGACGCGAAGTGGCCGATCCGCATGGCGTAGAGGGCGCGCCCGGGACGAGCGCGGGGCTCGGCTGGCTCGATTACTCGACCGTGCTGACGCGCGAGAAAACGCTTAAGAACGTGACAGGACGTCTTGCTTTACCCGGTTCACCCGAGGTCGCCGGCTACGAGATTCACATGGGCGAGACGCAAGGTCCGGCGCTGAATTCTCCCGCGCTGCAATTGGGTGCCGCGCAACACGCTCATCCCGACGGCGCGATTTCGGCAGATGGTCAAATCCTCGCTACCTATGTGCACGGCCTGTTCGACACGCCGGCCGCATGCGCCGCACTGCTCGCGTGGGCGGGCTTGAGCGACGCCGAGAAAATCGACTACCCGGCGTTGCGCGAGGCTTCGCTGGACCGCCTCGCCGACACGCTTGCCGAGCATCTCGATTTGTCGAAGCTTTTTGCGGCGATTGGGTGA
- the cobU gene encoding bifunctional adenosylcobinamide kinase/adenosylcobinamide-phosphate guanylyltransferase: MISRDLTFVLGGARSGKSVHAEQLATDSTLPVTYIATARVVDDAEFSARITHHRERRPAHWALHEAGIDLAGAVSQIDAPGHCILIDCLTLWLANLLCPPDGNGVPVDQYQAHFAALEAALINAKGKIIVVSNEIGLGVVPLGAATRLYVDELGRLNQRIAALSTHVTMMVAGLPLSLKTAGSA, translated from the coding sequence ATGATTTCCCGCGACCTCACCTTCGTTCTCGGCGGCGCCCGTTCGGGCAAGAGCGTGCACGCCGAACAACTGGCGACCGACAGCACCCTGCCCGTCACGTACATCGCCACCGCGCGCGTGGTCGACGACGCCGAATTCAGCGCGCGCATCACGCATCATCGCGAGCGTCGTCCGGCGCATTGGGCTTTGCACGAAGCGGGCATCGATCTCGCTGGCGCCGTGTCACAAATCGATGCGCCCGGCCACTGTATTCTGATCGACTGCCTGACGCTGTGGCTCGCCAACCTGCTGTGCCCACCCGACGGCAACGGCGTGCCGGTCGATCAATATCAAGCGCACTTTGCTGCACTGGAAGCGGCGCTCATCAACGCTAAAGGGAAGATCATCGTGGTCAGCAATGAAATCGGGCTGGGCGTGGTGCCGCTCGGCGCGGCAACGCGCCTCTATGTCGACGAACTCGGGCGGCTCAATCAGCGCATCGCCGCGTTGAGCACCCACGTCACGATGATGGTCGCGGGCTTGCCGCTCAGCTTGAAAACCGCGGGCAGCGCGTGA
- the cbiB gene encoding adenosylcobinamide-phosphate synthase CbiB translates to MLSLPLLVALATAGVAVDRWLGEPRTAHPLVGFGKWAMRLEKRYNTGRRLRLKGLLAWSLAVMPPVLIAWMLVSVLPFFAACAVHVVLLWFALGARSLHDHIAPIAQALTQRDLAQARLLTARIVSRDTTHADEAALARAAVESALENGNDAIFGALFWFAIAGGPGALGFRLANTLDAMWGYRTSRYLRFGWAAARIDDVLNWIPARLTAASYALLGDTRTALHCWREQAPRWDSPNAGPVMASGAGSLNVLIGGPAVYHGALEHRPTLGFGHPAKASHVTAALMLVERTVILWLAVLIVLALLSVPFHA, encoded by the coding sequence ATGCTGTCGCTTCCTCTGCTCGTTGCGCTGGCAACGGCGGGCGTCGCCGTCGACCGTTGGCTCGGCGAGCCGCGCACCGCGCATCCGCTGGTCGGCTTCGGCAAATGGGCGATGCGCCTCGAAAAGCGCTACAACACCGGCCGGCGCCTGCGCCTCAAAGGCTTGCTCGCGTGGTCGCTGGCGGTCATGCCGCCGGTGTTGATCGCCTGGATGCTGGTCTCCGTGCTGCCGTTTTTTGCGGCCTGCGCGGTCCATGTGGTGTTGCTGTGGTTCGCGCTCGGCGCACGCAGTCTGCACGATCACATCGCGCCGATCGCCCAAGCCCTGACGCAACGCGATCTGGCACAGGCGCGGTTGCTGACCGCGCGCATCGTCTCGCGCGACACAACTCATGCCGACGAAGCGGCACTCGCGCGCGCCGCCGTCGAATCGGCACTTGAGAACGGCAACGACGCAATCTTCGGCGCGCTGTTCTGGTTCGCAATCGCAGGCGGCCCGGGCGCTTTGGGGTTTCGTCTCGCCAATACGCTCGACGCCATGTGGGGCTACCGCACGTCGCGCTATTTGCGCTTCGGCTGGGCCGCGGCGCGCATCGACGACGTGCTCAACTGGATTCCCGCGCGCCTCACCGCGGCAAGCTACGCGTTGCTCGGCGACACACGCACCGCGTTGCATTGCTGGCGCGAGCAGGCGCCGCGCTGGGACAGTCCGAATGCCGGGCCGGTCATGGCGTCCGGCGCGGGCAGCCTGAACGTATTGATCGGCGGACCCGCGGTCTATCACGGCGCACTTGAACACAGACCCACGCTGGGTTTCGGCCACCCCGCCAAGGCCAGCCATGTCACCGCCGCGTTGATGCTGGTTGAACGCACGGTCATTCTCTGGCTGGCGGTGCTGATCGTGCTGGCTTTGCTGAGTGTGCCCTTTCATGCCTGA
- the cobD gene encoding threonine-phosphate decarboxylase CobD encodes MPDRMAAYKSDTGTPLNAVVHGGNLHEAAQRYGIPYAQWLDLSTGINPHGYPVPPVPADAWRRLPDEGDGFAACAARYYGAPDAAHVLPVAGSQAAIRALPSLLPCARVGIAPLTYSEYAPAFERAGHQIVPLDVSWDTLPEPLTHVVVVNPNNPTAEHLSAGKLLHWHAQLRTRGGTLLIDEAFADTMPSASLAASTHHDGLIVLRSPGKFFGLAGVRAGFVLGAPALLDALRHRLGAWTVSGPARHAVKAAFEDPAWQQQMRTRLDTESARLVSLLHAQGFATRSTPLFAWTDDAHAAALHEALAQRGVWSRLFTAKGSVRFGLPASEAEWMRFEESLREAVR; translated from the coding sequence ATGCCTGATCGAATGGCTGCTTATAAAAGCGATACCGGCACCCCGCTCAATGCCGTGGTCCACGGCGGCAATCTGCATGAAGCGGCACAGCGTTACGGCATTCCTTACGCGCAATGGCTCGACCTGTCGACGGGTATCAATCCGCACGGCTATCCGGTGCCTCCGGTTCCCGCCGACGCCTGGCGCCGCCTGCCCGACGAAGGCGACGGCTTTGCCGCGTGTGCCGCGCGTTACTACGGCGCGCCCGATGCCGCGCATGTGCTGCCCGTGGCAGGAAGCCAGGCGGCGATTCGCGCGCTGCCCTCGTTACTGCCATGTGCCCGGGTTGGCATTGCGCCGCTCACTTACAGCGAATACGCACCCGCCTTCGAGCGAGCCGGACACCAGATCGTGCCGCTGGATGTATCCTGGGACACCTTGCCCGAGCCGCTCACCCATGTGGTGGTCGTGAATCCAAACAATCCGACGGCTGAACATCTGAGCGCCGGCAAGCTGCTGCACTGGCATGCACAACTCCGCACGCGCGGCGGCACGTTGCTAATCGACGAGGCCTTCGCCGATACGATGCCTTCGGCGTCGCTCGCAGCAAGCACCCATCATGATGGGCTGATCGTGTTACGTTCGCCGGGAAAATTCTTCGGGCTCGCCGGTGTGCGCGCGGGTTTCGTCCTCGGCGCACCAGCTTTGCTCGACGCATTGCGCCACAGGCTCGGGGCGTGGACCGTTAGCGGTCCAGCTCGGCACGCTGTCAAAGCCGCGTTTGAAGACCCGGCGTGGCAGCAACAGATGCGCACACGGCTAGATACCGAAAGCGCCCGTCTGGTGAGTCTGTTGCATGCACAGGGTTTCGCTACACGGAGCACGCCCCTTTTCGCGTGGACCGATGACGCGCACGCCGCGGCACTGCATGAAGCATTAGCGCAACGTGGCGTGTGGTCACGCCTCTTCACGGCGAAGGGCAGCGTGCGCTTCGGGTTGCCCGCAAGCGAAGCCGAATGGATGCGTTTCGAAGAAAGTTTGCGCGAGGCGGTTCGATGA
- a CDS encoding cobalamin-binding protein: protein MIPCLRFSIATALVAIALHAHAAITVTDDTGATVTLSAPAQRVISLAPHVTELLYAAGGGSKLVGAVSYSDYPPEAKQLPRVGDNKALDLERIIALKPDLIVVWRHGNAQRQLDRLREMHVPLFFSEPHHLDDVAVSLIKLGQLLGTSPAANAAAAAYRQDIARLRTQYAGRPRVSVFYQVWDQPLMTLNGEHMISDVIALCGGNNVFAKLEPLVPTVSTEAVLAANPEAIFTAAPGATRPDAPLPQLDTWRAWPNLKAVANNNLFAIDGDLINRPAPRIAQGAKQMCEDLELARSRRKSGAQ, encoded by the coding sequence ATGATTCCATGCCTGCGTTTCTCCATCGCCACGGCGCTTGTCGCGATCGCCCTGCACGCGCACGCCGCCATCACCGTTACCGACGACACCGGCGCAACGGTCACCCTGTCCGCGCCCGCGCAGCGCGTCATCAGTCTCGCGCCGCATGTCACCGAGTTACTGTATGCCGCCGGCGGTGGTTCAAAACTGGTCGGCGCAGTGTCCTATAGCGACTATCCGCCTGAGGCGAAGCAGTTGCCGCGCGTCGGCGATAACAAGGCGCTCGACCTCGAACGGATCATCGCGTTGAAGCCCGATCTGATTGTCGTATGGCGGCATGGCAACGCGCAGCGCCAGCTCGATCGCCTGCGTGAAATGCATGTGCCGTTGTTCTTCAGCGAGCCGCATCATCTCGACGACGTTGCCGTGTCGCTGATCAAGCTCGGGCAATTGCTCGGCACGTCGCCGGCCGCCAATGCAGCCGCAGCGGCATACCGTCAGGACATCGCGCGCTTGCGCACGCAATATGCCGGCCGCCCGCGTGTCAGCGTGTTCTACCAGGTTTGGGATCAACCGTTGATGACGCTCAACGGCGAACACATGATCAGCGACGTGATCGCGTTATGCGGCGGCAACAATGTGTTTGCGAAACTCGAGCCGCTGGTGCCGACCGTTTCGACTGAAGCGGTGCTCGCGGCGAATCCAGAAGCGATCTTCACTGCTGCGCCCGGCGCGACCAGGCCGGATGCCCCCTTGCCGCAGCTCGACACATGGCGTGCATGGCCGAATCTGAAGGCAGTGGCAAACAACAATCTGTTCGCGATCGACGGCGATCTGATCAACCGGCCGGCGCCGCGTATCGCGCAAGGGGCGAAGCAGATGTGCGAAGACCTCGAACTGGCGCGCTCGCGGAGGAAGAGCGGCGCGCAGTGA
- a CDS encoding Fic family protein, which yields MNSNGIKQELDLIEQLIAASAEGQSIRALATALAVRRHPMPRRTLQRRLDALLEAGRIVSEGAGRAVAYKQVSAPSAAVFPAPIVSGTSTAGEAYIPVSSAGLEVRAEVNRPLHERRPVGYNRAFLERYRPNQDAYLSQAQRARLHEWGRTSADVRPAGTYARGIMSRLLIDLSWASSRLEGNTYTRLDTVRLIEQGHIAEGKGAQETQMILNHKAAIEMIVESADEVGFNRFTVLNLHAILSDNLMSDPFASGRLRAREVEISGTVFFPLAVPQQIAECFEAVLDKAAQIEDPFEQAFFGMVHLPYLQPFEDVNKRVSRLTANIPLVRKNLCPLSFIDVPEKAYVDGTLGVYEGNRVELLRDVFIWAYERSCQRYLAIRQSIGEPDAFRLKYRNALIEVVQEVIRGGLAGTRGEIETLAQGRMDAADISLFVDAIQSDLDQLYLGNVARYRLRLSEFERWPFKRTDAVSY from the coding sequence ATGAACAGCAATGGCATCAAACAGGAACTGGATCTGATCGAGCAACTCATCGCCGCAAGCGCTGAGGGCCAGAGTATTCGTGCGCTTGCCACCGCGCTTGCCGTGCGCCGCCATCCCATGCCGCGTCGCACGCTGCAACGTCGTCTCGACGCATTGCTCGAAGCTGGCCGGATCGTTTCGGAAGGCGCCGGCCGCGCCGTCGCCTATAAGCAGGTTTCCGCCCCCAGCGCGGCAGTGTTCCCGGCTCCGATCGTCAGCGGCACAAGCACTGCCGGCGAGGCTTACATACCCGTGTCGAGTGCGGGTCTCGAGGTGCGCGCAGAAGTGAACAGGCCGCTGCACGAACGCCGGCCGGTTGGTTATAACCGCGCGTTTCTCGAACGCTATCGTCCAAACCAGGACGCGTATTTGTCGCAAGCGCAGCGTGCACGCCTGCACGAATGGGGGCGCACATCGGCGGACGTGCGTCCGGCGGGTACATACGCGCGCGGCATCATGAGCAGGCTTCTGATCGATTTGTCATGGGCTTCGTCGCGGCTGGAGGGCAATACCTATACGCGGCTCGATACCGTACGGTTAATCGAGCAAGGGCACATCGCGGAAGGCAAGGGCGCTCAGGAAACGCAGATGATCCTGAATCATAAGGCCGCGATCGAAATGATCGTCGAGAGCGCGGACGAAGTGGGCTTCAATCGATTCACCGTCCTGAACCTGCATGCGATTCTCTCGGACAACCTGATGTCCGACCCGTTCGCGAGCGGCCGTTTGCGCGCGCGCGAAGTGGAGATCAGCGGCACGGTATTTTTTCCGCTTGCGGTGCCTCAGCAGATCGCGGAGTGTTTCGAGGCAGTGTTAGACAAGGCCGCCCAGATCGAAGACCCCTTCGAGCAGGCTTTCTTCGGCATGGTGCACCTGCCGTATCTGCAGCCGTTCGAAGATGTCAACAAACGGGTCTCGCGTCTGACTGCGAATATCCCGCTCGTCCGGAAGAATCTGTGTCCGCTGTCGTTCATCGACGTTCCCGAAAAGGCCTACGTGGACGGCACGCTCGGCGTGTACGAAGGCAATCGTGTCGAGCTGTTGCGCGATGTTTTTATCTGGGCGTACGAGCGCTCCTGTCAACGTTATCTCGCGATTCGACAATCGATCGGTGAGCCGGACGCGTTCCGGCTCAAGTATCGCAATGCGTTGATCGAGGTAGTGCAGGAGGTGATTCGCGGCGGCCTTGCCGGCACGCGTGGCGAGATCGAAACGCTCGCACAGGGCCGGATGGACGCGGCGGATATCTCTCTGTTCGTCGACGCGATCCAGTCTGATCTCGATCAACTCTATCTCGGCAATGTCGCGCGCTATCGATTGCGGCTTTCCGAATTCGAGCGCTGGCCGTTCAAGCGGACTGACGCGGTCTCGTACTAA
- the cobC gene encoding alpha-ribazole phosphatase — MDIVLIRHPAVALDAGVCYGQSDIALAEDVEVSSTALALKLATLQVPAPRVFISSPLMRCSALAAAMANDFGCALSHDDRLQEMNFGDWEQRRWDAIDRALLDDWAANFEHARAHGGESVAQFVARVRAWFDAFAQTRELSPAYVVTHAGVMRAIASLALDVPLERCLRWSLEMTGIVWLRRDEGAQQWSLVRWNA, encoded by the coding sequence ATGGATATCGTCCTGATCCGTCATCCCGCCGTCGCGCTCGACGCGGGTGTTTGCTACGGCCAAAGCGACATCGCGCTTGCCGAAGATGTGGAAGTTTCGTCAACCGCGCTTGCGTTGAAACTCGCCACGCTGCAAGTGCCGGCGCCACGGGTGTTCATATCGAGTCCGCTGATGCGTTGCTCGGCGCTCGCCGCCGCCATGGCGAACGATTTCGGTTGTGCGCTCAGCCATGATGATCGTCTGCAGGAAATGAACTTCGGCGATTGGGAGCAGCGTCGCTGGGACGCGATCGATCGTGCGTTGCTCGACGACTGGGCGGCCAACTTCGAACATGCGCGTGCGCATGGCGGCGAGAGCGTTGCGCAATTCGTCGCGCGAGTGCGGGCGTGGTTCGACGCGTTCGCGCAGACACGCGAGCTGTCGCCGGCCTACGTGGTCACGCATGCCGGCGTTATGCGGGCGATCGCTTCGCTGGCGCTGGACGTGCCGCTGGAGCGCTGTCTGCGCTGGTCGCTGGAGATGACAGGGATTGTCTGGCTGCGCAGGGACGAGGGTGCGCAACAGTGGTCGTTGGTGCGGTGGAATGCCTGA
- a CDS encoding adenosylcobinamide-GDP ribazoletransferase has product MNPLAELRYFFTALGYFTRVPVPRWVGYEPHYLNAAARYFPLVGLLIGGLSALVYLAALQVFPAGVAVLLSMAASLLVTGAFHEDGLADCADAFGGAYTREDVLRIMHDSRIGAFGAIALVIALALKWQTLTALPPVRAASLMIAAHAASRVFAISYLATLDYVRAEGKAKPVAQRLSGSALLCAAVFGLPLLLWPNGPGLPDWRFAGAAIVVLAGLRFVMGRYFVRRIGGYTGDCLGFAQQILELSIYLLGLAWISS; this is encoded by the coding sequence ATGAACCCGCTTGCGGAACTGCGCTATTTCTTCACGGCGCTCGGCTATTTCACGCGCGTGCCGGTGCCGCGCTGGGTTGGCTATGAGCCACATTATCTGAATGCGGCGGCGCGTTATTTTCCGCTGGTCGGTTTGTTGATCGGCGGATTGAGCGCGCTGGTTTATCTCGCGGCCTTGCAGGTCTTTCCCGCAGGCGTGGCGGTGCTGCTGTCGATGGCTGCGTCGCTTCTCGTCACCGGCGCGTTTCATGAGGACGGACTCGCTGATTGCGCCGATGCGTTCGGGGGCGCCTATACGCGCGAGGACGTGTTGCGCATCATGCATGATTCGCGCATCGGTGCTTTCGGCGCCATCGCGCTCGTGATCGCGCTAGCACTGAAATGGCAAACGCTCACCGCACTGCCGCCGGTACGCGCCGCGAGTCTGATGATTGCCGCGCATGCGGCGAGCCGTGTGTTTGCCATCAGCTATCTGGCCACGCTCGACTACGTGCGCGCCGAAGGCAAAGCCAAACCGGTCGCACAACGTTTGAGCGGGTCCGCGTTGCTCTGCGCAGCGGTATTCGGTTTGCCGTTGTTGCTCTGGCCGAACGGGCCCGGTCTGCCGGATTGGCGTTTTGCCGGCGCGGCAATCGTCGTGCTCGCGGGGCTGCGGTTTGTCATGGGGCGTTATTTCGTCAGGCGGATCGGCGGCTATACCGGCGACTGTCTGGGCTTCGCACAACAGATTCTTGAGCTGAGCATCTATCTGCTGGGGCTTGCATGGATATCGTCCTGA